DNA sequence from the Streptomyces canus genome:
AGACACAGCGGCAGCAGCAGCTTGAAGACCACCGTCTCCCCGCCCTGCGACTTCTCCTCCACGAGGGTGGCGTCCCCGTCGACGTACCACCGACTCCCCACCAGGCACAGCGGCAACAGCACCAGGACGACCGGCAGATAGGACACGAACAGCGCGAGATGCCAGTGCGCCCCCACCCAGGCGAGTGAGGCCCCGGCGATCCCGCCGAGACTGAACACCGCGTGGAAGCTCAGCATGATGCTGCGCCCGTACGCCCGCTGCAGGCTCACCCCGAGCATGTTCATGGACGCGTCGAGCATGCCCACGGCGAGCCCGAAGGCGCCGAGCGAGAACCCCAACTCGAGCGTCGAGTCCCCGGCCCCCACCCCCAGCAGCGCCAGGAGCACGACCGGTTGAGCGAACCGCAGCAGCCGACTGGGCCGTATTCGCTTCACCAGGTGCTCGGTCGAGACGCTCCCGACACCGGCGAGGATCGGCACGGCGGCCAGGAAAGCCGGCAGCAACGCGTCGGAGACGCCGTACCGGTCCTGGATGGCGGGGATCCGCGTCACCAGCAGAGCAAAGGCGACACCTTGCGCGAAGAAACTGAACGCCAGCGAGGCCCTACCGCGCCGCAGCACATCTGTCATGGCGGCGAGCGTAGGGCCCCGGCGTACTCGTGGGTAGATCCAGCCAAAGATGAATTTCACTCAGCTTTATCGGGCGAGGGCGACCTCGGGCCTCGACACGGCCTCCGCCTTCGTCTCGGCGCACAGCATCCGGGCCATGGGTCCGGCGCCCACCGCCCCGCTGACCAGGAAGGCCACGGCCATCGCCACGACCATGACGACGGACCCGAGCCAGACCATCGTGTCCACGGGGAGCGTGTACGCCCCTACAACCCGCAGCACACACTCCGCGAGCAGAACGACCCCCCACACCACGGAGAACCGCCGCTCGGCACTCCGGAAGTCCGCCGACCCGTCCTGGAGCCTCGCCCAGGCGGCCTCCCGCTCCGCGATCCCCTTCACCAGCCAGGGCTTCATCCCCGCGGTCATCATGGGCCTCCCGAGCGCGACGGAGACGAGAATGCCGATCCCGATCACGCTGCTGACCCCGCTGTCCTTGGCGAGCATCAGCCGCGGGTCGCCGGCGACGAGGCTGAGCAGCAGCCCCACGACGTTGACGACGAGGATGAGCGCGGCGAGACCGTTGACCGCTCGCTCCTTCACCACGCTCCAGCCGGTCCGCACCGCGGGCACGACACTGCTGAGGCCCAGCGCCATCAGCGTGCTCGTCCCGAGTCCGTCCTTGAGCAGGTAGTACGCCCCGATCGGCACAGCCACGTCCACGATCAGGGGAGCCAGGTTCGCGCGCTTCGAGTTCGTCTTCGTCGTCATGCCCTCAGCTTCCCGTCCGGCGAGGGGGTGCCAACAGAAACGATCGTCCGGACCTCGGCATGACAAATGTCAGACGAACAGGTCAGCCAACTCCCCCATGCCGGAGAAGAGTTGGGTGGCCCCCGCCAGCTTGGCGGCAGGCGTCATGGCGGTGAAGCCGTACACGTCCATCCCGGCCGCGACAGCCGCCTGCACGCCCAGCGGACTGTCCTCGACCACCACACACCGCCCGGGCTCGACCCCCATCCGCTCGGCGGCGTACAGGAACAGATCCGGCGCCGGCTTGCCCCGCCCCACATCATGCGAACTGAAGATCCGCTCGTCCGCGAACCACCGGTCGAGCCCGGTCGCCCGATGCCCCACCCGGATCCGCTCATGACTCCCGGAGGACGCGACGCAGAACGGCACCCCGTCCGCCGCCAGCTTCTCCAGTACGCCCGCCACGCCGACCACCGGCTGCAACTCCCGCTCGAACGCGGCGAACACCCGCGAGTGGAAGACGTCGTCGAAGTCCTCCGGCAGCCGCCGCCCGGTGCGTTCCAGGACGAGGTCGTGGATCCGGTGCATGGCGGAGCCCATGTAGTCGCGGATGGATTCCTCGTAGGAGGTCGGATGGCCGAGCTCCGTCAGATACGCGGCGAGATGCCGATTGGAGATCGGCTCACTGTCGACGAGAACACCGTCGTTGTCGAAGATGACGAGGTCGTAACGCATGTATCGAGCCTAAACGCAGAAAACCCCCGTTCCGAATGGAACGGGGGTTTTCTCAAAAATTGTTCGGCGGTGTCCTACTCTCCCACAGGGTCCCCCCTGCAGTACCATCGGCGCTGTAAGGCTTAGCTTCCGGGTTCGGAATGTAACCGGGCGTTTCCCTCACGCTATGACCACCGAAACACTATGAAGTTAGACCGGAAAAACGACACGGTCGTTGCCTCAGAACTAACACAGTGGACGCGAGCAAATATGGACAAGCCCTCGGCCTATTAGTACCGGTCACCTCCACCCATTACTGGGCTTCCAGATCCGGCCTATCAACCCAGTCGTCTACTGGGAGCCTTAACCCCTCAAGGGGGTGGGAATACTCATCTCGAAGCAGGCTTCCCGCTTAGATGCTTTCAGCGGTTATCCCTCCCGAACGTAGCCAACCAGCCATGCCCTTGGCAGAACAACTGGCACACCAGAGGTTCGTCCGTCCCGGTCCTCTCGTACTAGGGACAGCCCTTCTCAATATTCCTGCGCGCGCAGCGGATAGGGACCGAACTGTCTCACGACGTTCTAAACCCAGCTCGCGTACCGCTTTAATGGGCGAACAGCCCAACCCTTGGGACCGACTCCAGCCCCAGGATGCGACGAGCCGACATCGAGGTGCCAAACCATCCCGTCGATATGGACTCTTGGGGAAGATCAGCCTGTTATCCCCGGGGTACCTTTTATCCGTTGAGCGACGGCGCTTCCACAAGCCACCGCCGGATCACTAGTCCCGACTTTCGTCCCTGCTCGACCCGTCGGTCTCACAGTCAAGCTCCCTTGTGCACTTACACTCAACACCTGATTGCCAACCAGGCTGAGGGAACCTTTGGGCGCCTCCGTTACTCTTTAGGAGGCAACCGCCCCAGTTAAACTACCCATCAGACACTGTCCCTGATCCGGATCACGGACCCAGGTTAGACATCCAGCACGACCAGACTGGTATTTCAACGACGACTCCACCTGAACTGGCGTCCAAGCTTCACAGTCTCCCAGCTATCCTACACAAGCCGAACCGAACACCAATATCAAACTGTAGTAAAGGTCCCGGGGTCTTTCCGTCCTGCTGCGCGAAACGAGCATCTTTACTCGTAGTGCAATTTCACCGGGCCTATGGTTGAGACAGTCGAGAAGTCGTTACGCCATTCGTGCAGGTCGGAACTTACCCGACAAGGAATTTCGCTACCTTAGGATGGTTATAGTTACCACCGCCGTTTACTGGCGCTTAAGTTCTCAGCTTC
Encoded proteins:
- a CDS encoding MFS transporter, whose translation is MTDVLRRGRASLAFSFFAQGVAFALLVTRIPAIQDRYGVSDALLPAFLAAVPILAGVGSVSTEHLVKRIRPSRLLRFAQPVVLLALLGVGAGDSTLELGFSLGAFGLAVGMLDASMNMLGVSLQRAYGRSIMLSFHAVFSLGGIAGASLAWVGAHWHLALFVSYLPVVLVLLPLCLVGSRWYVDGDATLVEEKSQGGETVVFKLLLPLCLVMTFAYIGDSTVSNWSAKYLQDVLGSSEQLATVPYNVYMVTTLIGRTIGDLGVRRFGAAAVVRLGSLVAAGGFAVVAVAPGPWVGMLGFTLLGLGLCVLVPQTFAAAGRLFPGASDAAVARLNVFNYVGFLVGSPLVGALGDTWSYRGAMLVPMVLVLVTLVYAKSFAAQPDRYGGGHERPRTADVGRGSNGL
- a CDS encoding VC0807 family protein gives rise to the protein MTTKTNSKRANLAPLIVDVAVPIGAYYLLKDGLGTSTLMALGLSSVVPAVRTGWSVVKERAVNGLAALILVVNVVGLLLSLVAGDPRLMLAKDSGVSSVIGIGILVSVALGRPMMTAGMKPWLVKGIAEREAAWARLQDGSADFRSAERRFSVVWGVVLLAECVLRVVGAYTLPVDTMVWLGSVVMVVAMAVAFLVSGAVGAGPMARMLCAETKAEAVSRPEVALAR
- a CDS encoding HAD family hydrolase — its product is MRYDLVIFDNDGVLVDSEPISNRHLAAYLTELGHPTSYEESIRDYMGSAMHRIHDLVLERTGRRLPEDFDDVFHSRVFAAFERELQPVVGVAGVLEKLAADGVPFCVASSGSHERIRVGHRATGLDRWFADERIFSSHDVGRGKPAPDLFLYAAERMGVEPGRCVVVEDSPLGVQAAVAAGMDVYGFTAMTPAAKLAGATQLFSGMGELADLFV